The genomic DNA ATGGCCTGGATGCCCATCTTCAGTTCGAGGTTGGGGATGATGGAGCAGAGGTTGGCGTTGCCGCACCGCTCGCCGTACCCGTTGATGGTGCCTTGAACCTGGGTTGCGCCCAGGCGCACGGCCTCAAGGGAGTTGGCCACGGCCAGTTCCGAGTCGTTGTGGGCGTGGATGCCGATCTCGGCGTCGGGCAGGGCGGTCATGACTGCCTTGACGGTCTCGGACAGCTCGGAGGTCAGGGTGCCGCCATTGGTGTCGCAGAGGATGAGTCGGGCGGCTCCGGCTTCGCTGGCGGTCCTGATGGCCAGCAGGGCGTATTCGGGATTGTGTTTGAAGCCGTCGAAGAAGTGCTCGGCGTCGAAAATGACCTCGTCAACCCGGGAGGCCAGATAGGCGACGCTGTTGCGGATGAGTTCGAGATTGCGCTCCAGGCTGACGCCGAGCGCCTTGGTGGCGTGCATATCCCAGGTCTTGCCGAAGATGGTTATCACCGGGGTCTCGGCGGCCAGCAGGGCGGCCAGATTCGGGTCGTTTTCCGGGGTGGTGCGGTTGAGGTGGGTGGAGCCGAAGGCAACCAGCCGCGCATTGGCAAAGGTGTGGCTTTTGACGGTGTCGAAGAAGCTGGCGTCCGTGGGGTTGGAGCCAGGCCAGCCAGCCTCAATGTAGTGGATGCCCAATTCGTCGAGCTTTCGAGCGATGCGCAATTTGTCCTGGGCCGTCAGGTTGAGTTCTTCGGCTTGGGCACCGTCCCGCAGTGTGGTATCGTATATGGTGACGTGTCTCATGCGTTCCCTAATGGGCCGTTTTCGAGCTCAAAGGCTTTGTGGAGCGTACGCACGGCCAGTTCCGTGTATTTGTCGTCGATCAGGCAGGTGATCTTGATCTCCGAGGTGCTGATCATCAATATGTTGATATTCTCATCGGCAAGCGCCCGGAAGGCCCGTGAGGCCACGCCGGAATGGTTGCGCATGCCGACGCCGATAATGGATACCTTGGAGACGTTGAGATTGCTGTCGATGGCGTCGAAGCCGATTTCATAGCGCAGGGCGTCCAGGGTCTTGAGGGTCTGGTCCACATCGGCTCGGGGCACGGTGAAGGTCATGTCGGTCTTGCCGTTCTTGCTCGGGTTCTGGACGATCATGTCAACCAGGATGCGCTGGTTCGCCAGGGGGGTGAATATCTGGGCGGAGACGCCGGGCTTGTCCTCAAGGTTGATCAGGGTGATCCGTGCCTGGTCCTTGTCATATGCAATACCTGAGACGAGAGCGGCTTCCATGGTGGGGTCCTCCTTGGTGACTACTGTGCCCGGCTCGTCGGAAAAAGTGGAGCGGACATGGACTGTTACGTTGTATTTCTTGGCAAATTCCACGGACCTGATCTGGAGTACCTTGGCACCCATGCTCGCCATTTCCAGCATCTCGTCATAGGTGATTCTGTCGAGCTTTCGCGCATCGCTGCACATATTGGGGTCAGTGGTGAAAACACCGGGCACGTCGGTGAAAATCTCGCAGATGTCGGCCTTTACCGCTGCGGCCAGGGCCACGGCAGAGGTGTCGGAACCGCCTCGGCCCAGGGTGGTGATCCGCAGGTCGTCGTCGCAGCCCTGGAAACCGGCCATGACCAGGATGTCGTATTCATTGAGCATCTCCTTGATCCGGGTTTCGTCGATGTCTACGATTCTGGCCTTTCCGTAGGCACAGTCCGTCTTGATGGGGGCCTGGAATCCGAGCACCGAGCGGCAGGCGACACCCTGTTGCTTGAGGAGCATGGTAAAGAGTGCACAGGAAATTTGCTCGCCTGTGGAAACCAGCGAATCCGCTTCAGCCGGGTCCGGGTTGTCTGACCATTCCCTGGCCAGGGCCAGGAGCCGGTTGGTTTCTCCGGACATGGCCGAAAGGACGACGATGACCTTGTTGCCCTCGCGGTATGGGCGCAGCACCTTTTGCATGACCTGGCGTTGGCATTCGAGGTTGCGAACCGATGTTCCACCGAATTTTTGTACGACGATGTTCATTGGAGCCCTGTGGGATTGTTTGAAATGTGATCAAGTTCGTGGGCCAGGGAGCCGAGCATCTCCCGGGCGGTCCTTCC from Pseudodesulfovibrio alkaliphilus includes the following:
- a CDS encoding aspartate kinase, whose amino-acid sequence is MNIVVQKFGGTSVRNLECQRQVMQKVLRPYREGNKVIVVLSAMSGETNRLLALAREWSDNPDPAEADSLVSTGEQISCALFTMLLKQQGVACRSVLGFQAPIKTDCAYGKARIVDIDETRIKEMLNEYDILVMAGFQGCDDDLRITTLGRGGSDTSAVALAAAVKADICEIFTDVPGVFTTDPNMCSDARKLDRITYDEMLEMASMGAKVLQIRSVEFAKKYNVTVHVRSTFSDEPGTVVTKEDPTMEAALVSGIAYDKDQARITLINLEDKPGVSAQIFTPLANQRILVDMIVQNPSKNGKTDMTFTVPRADVDQTLKTLDALRYEIGFDAIDSNLNVSKVSIIGVGMRNHSGVASRAFRALADENINILMISTSEIKITCLIDDKYTELAVRTLHKAFELENGPLGNA